A portion of the Lolium rigidum isolate FL_2022 chromosome 1, APGP_CSIRO_Lrig_0.1, whole genome shotgun sequence genome contains these proteins:
- the LOC124682536 gene encoding phytosulfokine receptor 1-like yields MAKCWLLLLFLVFLLLAMSATSCHPDDLRALRGFVGNLNGGGVLLRGTWSGSSCCDWEGVGCDGTSGRVTALRLPISLEDCGKLKSLNLANERLVGTIPSWIGELDHHCYLVLSDNSLVGKVPNSLQIRLKGLATAGRSLGMAFANMPLHVKGNRRTLDEQTNTIQGTNNTVRSGNDNAVSGNDNTVICGNNNTVSGSNNTIASGSDNIVTGSNHIVCGTKHIITDNNNDVSGNDNNVSGSFHTVSGSHNTVSGSNNTVSGTNHIISGSNKVVTGDE; encoded by the coding sequence ATGGCGAAATGTTGGCTGCTGCTGCTCTTCTTGGTGTTCCTCTTGCTGGCCATGAGCGCGACGTCGTGCCACCCGGATGACCTCCGCGCGCTGCGGGGCTTTGTCGGGAACCTCAATGGCGGGGGTGTCCTTCTCCGTGGAACATGGTCTGGCTCCTCATGCTGCGACTGGGAAGGTGTGGGCTGCGATGGTACAAGCGGCCGCGTCACGGCGTTGCGGCTTCCGATTAGCCTCGAGGATTGCGGTAAGCTCAAGTCGCTCAACCTTGCCAACGAAAGATTGGTTGGCACCATCCCGTCGTGGATTGGTGAGCTTGACCACCATTGCTACTTGGTTCTCTCGGATAATTCATTGGTTGGTAAGGTACCCAATAGTTTGCAGATAAGACTCAAGGGCCTCGCCACCGCTGGTCGTTCACTAGGTATGGCTTTCGCTAACATGCCATTGCATGTGAAGGGGAACCGAAGAACCCTCGACGAACAAACAAATACAATACAGGGGACCAACAACACTGTTAGATCTGGGAACGACAATGCTGTTTCCGGGAACGACAACACTGTCATATGTGGGAACAACAACACTGTGTCTGGGAGCAACAACACCATTGCATCTGGCAGTGACAATATCGTAACTGGCAGCAACCATATTGTATGTGGGACCAAACATATCATAACTGATAACAACAATGACGTATCCGGCAATGATAATAATGTATCTGGGAGCTTCCATACTGTATCCGGGAGCCACAATACTGTATCTGGGAGTAACAATACTGTATCTGGAACCAACCATATCATATCTGGAAGCAACAAGGTCGTGACAGGAGATGAATGA